Proteins encoded together in one Kutzneria kofuensis window:
- the car gene encoding carboxylic acid reductase: MQLSGEQDVARLEELLAVDEELRDAMPDPAVTAVLRDPSTSLDRQVETVTAAYADRPALAERASEPVVDPATGRTTRRLLPRFEAITYREARDRAAAIAADWRRHGERPLDAGDIVCTLGFTSPDYAVIDLACLRSGAVAVPLQNSATAAHLKPIVAETEPLIVATSIELVDLAIDTTAESTSLRRVVVFDYHPDVDDEREKFEAARRRLAESGRPVALDSLADVIARGRTLPPVPTHEWDPEELALLIYTSGSTGAPKGAMYPARLVSNLWRGWFADASDHPGVGLSYMPMSHVAGRAMLVGSLAKGGVTYFTARSDLSTLFEDIELARPAELMLVPRVCDMLYQRHKGQDSTRLRKTFLGGRVVWAATGSAPLSAEVGAFIADCLGFPLRDGFGSTEAGAIMIDGRVARPPVIDYRLDDVPELGYFRTDSPHPRGELLLRTETIIPGYYKRPELNTEFFTEDGYYRSGDIVAEIEPDRLVYVDRRKNVLKLSQGEFVAVSKLEALFAASPLIRQIYVYGSSERAYLLAVVVPAEGASRPGIAESLQRIAKEAGLNSYEIPRDFLIEDEPFSTENGLLSDIRKLMRPRLKDRYGPRLEQLYAELADRETSELDELRRAGREQPVLTAVLRAAQAVLGRSSSAPSPDAHFTDLGGDSLSALTFSNLLKEIFEVDVPVGVVISAANTLRRLAGIIEADVKSGSRQPTFATVHGAGATRARAADLKLAKFIDAETLAAAAALPRRDGPIRTVLLTGANGYLGRFLCLEWLERLAPVGGRLICIVRGRDAEAARARLEEAFDSGDAELLRHFRELAAEHLEVVAGDVGEPDLGLDQPTWRRLADTVDLISHPAALVNHVLPYDQLFGPNVVGTAELIRLALTSRIKPVTYLSTVAVTEGDAAIADEDADIRVTSPVRELGDGYANGYAVSKWAGEVLLREAFDLCGLPVAVFRSDMILAHSRYRGQLNVPDMFTRLLVSLIATGVAPKSFYRPDSGPAHYDGLPADFTAESITAIGSEVCQGYRTFNVLNPHADGVSLDVIVDWLIEAGNTITRIDDYAEWFTRFEQGIRALPEKQRQHSLLPLLAAFAQPAEAVDGAGVPADRFRAAVQAAKIGPDKDIPHITADLIHKYAADLRQLRLI, encoded by the coding sequence ATGCAACTATCTGGGGAACAGGACGTCGCTCGTCTGGAGGAACTGCTCGCCGTCGACGAGGAACTCCGGGACGCCATGCCGGACCCCGCCGTCACCGCCGTGCTCAGGGATCCGAGCACCTCGCTCGATCGGCAGGTCGAGACGGTGACGGCGGCCTACGCGGACCGCCCGGCGCTGGCCGAGCGGGCCTCGGAACCGGTGGTCGATCCCGCGACCGGCCGCACCACGCGGCGGCTGCTGCCGCGCTTCGAGGCCATCACCTACCGCGAGGCGCGGGACCGGGCCGCGGCGATCGCCGCCGACTGGCGCCGGCACGGCGAGCGGCCGCTCGACGCCGGTGACATCGTCTGCACGCTGGGCTTCACCAGCCCCGACTACGCGGTGATCGACCTGGCGTGCCTGCGCAGCGGCGCGGTGGCGGTGCCGCTGCAGAACAGCGCGACGGCCGCCCACCTCAAGCCGATCGTCGCCGAGACCGAGCCGCTGATCGTCGCCACCAGCATCGAGCTGGTGGATCTGGCCATCGACACGACGGCGGAGAGCACGTCGCTGCGCCGCGTCGTCGTGTTCGACTACCACCCTGACGTGGACGACGAGCGGGAGAAGTTCGAGGCCGCCCGCCGACGACTCGCCGAGAGCGGCCGCCCTGTCGCCCTCGACTCACTGGCCGACGTCATCGCCCGCGGCCGCACGCTGCCGCCCGTTCCCACGCACGAATGGGACCCCGAAGAGCTGGCCCTGCTGATCTACACCTCCGGCAGCACCGGCGCGCCGAAGGGCGCGATGTACCCGGCCCGGCTGGTGAGCAACCTGTGGCGCGGCTGGTTCGCGGACGCCTCCGACCACCCGGGCGTCGGCCTGAGCTACATGCCCATGAGCCACGTCGCCGGCCGCGCGATGCTGGTCGGGTCCCTCGCCAAGGGCGGCGTCACCTACTTCACCGCACGCAGCGACCTGTCCACGCTGTTCGAGGACATCGAGCTGGCGCGCCCGGCCGAGCTGATGCTGGTGCCGCGCGTCTGCGACATGCTCTACCAGCGGCACAAGGGCCAGGACAGCACGCGGCTGCGCAAGACCTTCCTCGGCGGTCGCGTCGTGTGGGCCGCCACGGGCTCGGCGCCGCTGTCCGCGGAGGTCGGCGCGTTCATCGCCGACTGCCTCGGCTTCCCGCTGCGCGACGGCTTCGGCTCCACCGAGGCGGGCGCGATCATGATCGACGGCCGGGTGGCGCGGCCGCCGGTCATCGACTACCGGCTGGACGACGTGCCGGAGCTGGGCTACTTCCGCACCGACAGCCCGCACCCGCGCGGCGAGCTGCTGCTCAGGACCGAGACGATCATCCCCGGCTACTACAAGCGGCCCGAGCTCAACACCGAGTTCTTCACCGAGGACGGCTACTACCGCTCCGGCGACATCGTGGCCGAGATCGAGCCGGACCGCCTGGTGTACGTGGACCGCCGCAAGAACGTGCTCAAGCTGTCGCAGGGCGAGTTCGTGGCCGTGTCGAAGCTGGAGGCGTTGTTCGCGGCGAGCCCGCTGATCCGGCAGATCTACGTCTACGGCAGCAGCGAGCGCGCCTACCTGCTCGCGGTGGTCGTGCCCGCCGAGGGCGCCTCCCGGCCGGGCATCGCCGAGTCGCTGCAGCGGATCGCCAAGGAAGCCGGGCTGAACTCGTACGAGATCCCCCGGGACTTCCTGATCGAGGACGAGCCGTTCAGCACCGAGAACGGGCTGCTGTCCGACATCCGCAAGCTGATGCGGCCGCGGCTGAAGGACCGCTACGGCCCGCGGCTGGAGCAGCTCTACGCCGAGCTGGCCGACCGCGAGACCAGCGAGCTCGACGAGCTGCGCCGGGCCGGTCGCGAGCAGCCGGTGCTCACTGCCGTGCTGCGGGCCGCGCAGGCGGTGCTCGGCCGGTCGTCCAGCGCCCCGTCGCCGGACGCGCACTTCACCGACCTCGGCGGCGATTCGCTGTCCGCGTTGACGTTCTCGAATCTGCTCAAGGAGATCTTCGAGGTCGACGTGCCGGTCGGCGTGGTGATCAGCGCCGCCAACACGCTGCGCCGGCTGGCCGGGATCATCGAGGCGGACGTGAAATCCGGTTCGAGGCAGCCGACTTTCGCCACCGTGCACGGCGCCGGCGCCACGCGGGCGCGGGCCGCCGATCTCAAGCTGGCCAAGTTCATCGACGCGGAGACCCTGGCCGCCGCCGCAGCGCTGCCGCGCCGCGATGGTCCAATCAGGACGGTCTTGCTCACCGGAGCCAACGGCTACCTCGGCCGGTTCCTGTGCCTGGAGTGGCTGGAGCGGCTCGCGCCGGTCGGCGGCAGGCTGATCTGCATCGTCCGGGGCCGGGACGCCGAGGCGGCCCGCGCACGGCTGGAGGAGGCGTTCGACAGCGGCGACGCGGAGCTGCTGCGGCACTTCCGCGAGCTGGCCGCCGAGCACCTGGAGGTGGTGGCCGGTGACGTCGGCGAGCCCGACCTGGGCCTGGACCAGCCGACGTGGCGGCGGTTGGCCGACACCGTCGACCTGATCTCGCACCCGGCCGCGCTGGTCAACCACGTGCTGCCGTACGACCAGCTGTTCGGGCCGAACGTCGTCGGCACCGCCGAGCTGATCCGGCTGGCCCTGACCTCGCGGATCAAGCCCGTCACCTACCTGTCCACGGTCGCCGTGACCGAGGGCGACGCCGCCATCGCCGACGAGGACGCCGACATCCGGGTCACCAGCCCCGTCCGCGAGCTGGGCGACGGCTACGCCAACGGGTACGCCGTCAGCAAGTGGGCCGGCGAGGTCCTGCTGCGGGAGGCTTTCGACCTGTGCGGGCTGCCCGTCGCCGTGTTCCGGTCCGACATGATCCTCGCGCACAGCCGGTACCGCGGCCAGCTCAACGTGCCCGACATGTTCACCCGCTTGCTGGTCAGCCTGATCGCCACCGGCGTCGCGCCGAAGTCCTTCTACCGCCCCGACTCCGGCCCCGCCCACTACGACGGCCTGCCGGCCGACTTCACCGCCGAGTCCATCACCGCCATCGGCTCCGAGGTCTGCCAGGGTTACCGGACCTTCAACGTGCTCAACCCCCATGCCGACGGCGTCTCCCTCGACGTCATCGTCGACTGGCTGATCGAGGCCGGCAACACCATCACCCGCATCGACGACTATGCCGAGTGGTTCACCCGGTTCGAGCAGGGCATCCGGGCCCTGCCCGAGAAGCAGCGCCAGCACTCCCTGCTGCCCCTGCTGGCCGCATTCGCCCAGCCGGCCGAGGCCGTCGACGGCGCCGGCGTCCCCGCCGACCGCTTCCGGGCCGCCGTCCAGGCCGCCAAGATCGGTCCCGACAAGGACATCCCGCACATCACCGCCGACCTCATCCACAAGTACGCCGCCGACCTGCGGCAGCTGCGCCTGATCTGA
- a CDS encoding NAD-dependent epimerase/dehydratase family protein, with translation MKVLLVGGTGFVGHHIVHKLLERGHEVSVLARNRPATTPAAVAFHAADAQKLSDEDLDGLLAGHDGVVHAAAAAFFSPQDVDTAAFYRASNVEPVVRLLAAARRTGCDRAVLLGSYYVTLNRENPDSRLHEGSPYIQSRIEQAAWARRAAGDGMSLAVLELPYVLGATPGRPSALDPYVQQMAQGKGIVVYPGGTAVAAVSEVADATVAALDKRVDGDFPIATANISWADLLRRLAVASGHAPQRVWRLGPMETAAYFRLRNLRRRNEGVRSGFNIVKVGRLHASDMFVDTEIAGQKLGIKHADLDRAIRDTALAVSN, from the coding sequence TTGAAGGTCCTGCTGGTAGGCGGCACGGGGTTCGTCGGCCACCACATCGTCCACAAGCTTCTGGAGCGGGGGCACGAGGTTTCCGTGCTGGCCCGGAACCGCCCGGCCACCACCCCGGCGGCGGTCGCCTTCCACGCCGCCGACGCGCAGAAGCTCTCCGATGAGGACCTGGACGGTCTGCTGGCCGGGCACGACGGCGTGGTCCACGCCGCGGCGGCCGCCTTCTTCTCACCACAAGACGTCGACACGGCCGCCTTCTACCGCGCCAGCAACGTCGAGCCGGTGGTGCGCCTGCTGGCGGCGGCCCGGCGCACGGGCTGCGACCGGGCGGTGCTGCTCGGCAGCTACTACGTGACGCTGAACCGCGAGAACCCCGATTCCCGCCTGCACGAGGGAAGTCCCTACATCCAGAGCCGGATCGAGCAGGCGGCGTGGGCCCGCCGCGCCGCCGGCGACGGGATGTCGCTGGCGGTGTTGGAGCTGCCGTACGTTCTCGGCGCGACGCCGGGCCGCCCCTCGGCGCTCGACCCGTACGTGCAGCAAATGGCCCAGGGCAAGGGAATCGTGGTCTATCCCGGCGGGACCGCGGTGGCCGCTGTGTCCGAAGTGGCCGATGCGACGGTGGCCGCCCTGGACAAGCGCGTCGACGGCGATTTCCCCATCGCCACGGCGAACATCAGCTGGGCCGACCTGCTGCGCCGGCTCGCCGTGGCGTCGGGCCACGCGCCGCAACGGGTGTGGCGGCTGGGCCCGATGGAGACGGCGGCGTACTTCCGGCTGCGCAACCTGCGGCGGCGCAACGAGGGCGTCCGGTCCGGCTTCAACATCGTGAAGGTCGGCCGGCTGCACGCGTCCGACATGTTCGTCGACACCGAGATCGCGGGCCAGAAGCTCGGCATCAAGCACGCCGACCTCGACCGGGCGATTCGGGACACCGCGCTGGCCGTGTCGAACTGA
- a CDS encoding MAB_1171c family putative transporter, producing MNLAAAVPVGAVPALVCVITVLHRVAQGGRTPQLRALALGALFALAAAVVRLPPVSDRLVIGDVNVTWPAHIVAGILCQYFMLCYVHFTLDEPRVSARRMSQHLTGVLISCTVLIGLFALAPHARDFDFGPNGRFMTGGPADSPIGPITWLLLVVYLMYPLQELVRVNQRWARKAASVRWLSITLWIYSLGALIAIITDVHVVGYQVALLGGVVPPWSQASVESWPITVAGACTMLGLSATGLYSVLAASPYLRPVRKMLHSMRLWWQYYRTYVDLYPLWAELWRALPAEALDPSRSRLTDLFRLRAKHNLYRRTIELADFQQTLRRFTPPETYAEAEALGREQGLTGEALAAVVDAAGLAAGRAAYLANRPRQSAPPAPLAARTDDGTSAQEARRWLLISDLYFHSPVVAAVLAAPVPVIERGDVS from the coding sequence GTGAACCTGGCGGCCGCCGTGCCGGTCGGCGCGGTGCCGGCGCTGGTCTGCGTGATCACGGTGCTGCACCGGGTGGCCCAGGGCGGACGCACGCCCCAGCTGCGCGCCCTGGCGCTGGGGGCACTGTTCGCCTTGGCCGCCGCGGTGGTGCGCCTGCCGCCGGTCTCCGACCGGTTGGTCATCGGCGACGTGAACGTCACGTGGCCCGCGCACATCGTCGCCGGCATCCTGTGCCAGTACTTCATGCTGTGCTACGTCCACTTCACGCTCGACGAGCCGAGGGTGTCGGCGCGGCGGATGTCGCAGCACCTCACCGGCGTGCTGATCTCCTGCACTGTCCTCATCGGACTGTTCGCGCTGGCGCCGCATGCGCGGGACTTCGACTTCGGGCCGAACGGCCGGTTCATGACCGGCGGCCCGGCCGACTCGCCGATCGGCCCGATCACCTGGCTGCTGCTGGTCGTCTACCTGATGTATCCGCTGCAGGAGCTGGTGCGCGTCAACCAGCGCTGGGCGCGCAAGGCCGCGTCGGTCCGCTGGCTGTCGATCACCCTGTGGATCTACTCGCTGGGCGCGCTGATCGCGATCATCACCGACGTGCACGTGGTCGGCTACCAGGTCGCGCTGCTCGGTGGGGTCGTGCCGCCGTGGTCGCAGGCGTCGGTGGAGAGCTGGCCGATCACGGTCGCCGGCGCGTGCACGATGCTCGGCCTGTCCGCGACCGGCCTGTACTCCGTGCTCGCGGCGAGTCCGTACCTGCGACCCGTGCGGAAGATGTTGCACAGCATGCGTTTGTGGTGGCAGTACTACCGCACCTATGTCGACCTCTACCCGCTGTGGGCGGAGCTGTGGCGCGCACTGCCGGCGGAGGCGCTCGATCCGTCCCGGTCCCGGTTGACCGACCTGTTTCGGTTACGGGCCAAGCACAACCTCTATCGACGGACCATCGAGCTGGCCGACTTCCAGCAGACCCTGCGCCGCTTCACGCCGCCGGAGACGTACGCCGAAGCCGAAGCCCTTGGCCGCGAACAGGGTCTCACCGGCGAGGCGCTGGCCGCCGTCGTGGACGCCGCCGGCCTGGCGGCCGGCCGCGCCGCCTACCTCGCGAATCGTCCACGGCAGAGCGCCCCGCCCGCGCCGCTCGCCGCCCGGACCGACGACGGCACGTCCGCGCAGGAGGCGCGGCGCTGGCTGCTCATCTCCGACCTGTACTTCCACTCCCCTGTCGTCGCGGCGGTTCTCGCCGCGCCGGTGCCGGTCATCGAACGAGGAGACGTTTCTTGA
- a CDS encoding helix-turn-helix transcriptional regulator — protein MATPPRQDGELGPLAAKIQALFARQLRPVSDHQHARDVAATGNPHAPRRRTEYSHSAVARAIGSTDTYVTQLRYGQRDNPNLKLIQKLADFFGVDVTYLVKDEIPVGELPLYLKQPSVRDRVNNLFDKVRPNGPTAAPYTDDAVAAAIGVDVAQIRRVRDGSEDDPGLRLLQALAEHFGVPAAYLTDTDAKLIAGVNEQLDLLADLMPMAARHLGDTSSLSVLAAVLRHVRERDAEQAGEPPA, from the coding sequence ATGGCGACACCACCGCGCCAGGACGGCGAGCTGGGGCCGCTGGCGGCGAAGATCCAGGCGTTGTTCGCACGGCAGCTGCGACCCGTCTCCGACCACCAGCACGCCCGCGACGTCGCGGCCACGGGCAACCCGCACGCGCCCCGCCGGCGCACGGAGTACAGCCACAGCGCGGTCGCCCGGGCGATCGGGTCGACGGACACCTACGTCACCCAGCTCCGCTACGGCCAGCGGGACAACCCGAACCTCAAGCTGATCCAGAAGCTGGCGGACTTCTTCGGCGTCGACGTCACGTACCTGGTGAAGGACGAGATCCCGGTCGGCGAGCTGCCGCTGTACCTGAAGCAGCCGTCGGTGCGGGACCGGGTGAACAACCTGTTCGACAAGGTCCGGCCGAACGGGCCGACCGCCGCCCCGTACACCGACGACGCGGTGGCCGCCGCGATCGGCGTGGACGTGGCGCAGATCCGCCGCGTGCGGGACGGTTCCGAGGACGACCCGGGGCTCAGGCTGCTCCAGGCGCTCGCGGAGCACTTCGGCGTGCCGGCCGCCTACCTCACCGACACCGACGCCAAGCTGATCGCCGGCGTGAACGAGCAGCTCGACCTGCTCGCGGACCTGATGCCGATGGCGGCCCGACACCTCGGCGACACGTCGTCGCTCAGCGTGCTCGCCGCGGTCCTCCGGCACGTCCGCGAGCGGGACGCCGAGCAAGCCGGCGAGCCGCCGGCCTGA
- a CDS encoding alpha/beta hydrolase, which translates to MKTVRHDIEFDAEGALLRGWFYEPEGVAGPAPCVVMAHGWSSTKEMYLDRFAEVFAAAGLAAVVYDNRGWGASEAAAGKPRHEIDPFEQIRDYQHAITFAQNHPRVDPDRIGVWGTSFSAAHAFVVAAIDRRVRAVSGQAPFISGRATYANLARVRNLVVGPAMFTADRRARAEGKPPVMVPVVGTDPDELVGLPTPDSYEYFTHARAELDPAWPNEVTLRSLDNFYGYEPARYLPDVTPTPLLMIVGREDGLTGGNLAASAFQTAAEPKKIVFLPGGHFAAYTGDGFAIASQASRDWFLRHLA; encoded by the coding sequence GTGAAAACCGTGCGACACGATATCGAATTCGACGCCGAGGGTGCGTTGCTGCGTGGCTGGTTCTATGAGCCGGAAGGGGTGGCGGGGCCGGCTCCGTGTGTGGTGATGGCGCACGGCTGGTCGTCCACCAAGGAGATGTATCTGGACAGGTTCGCCGAGGTGTTCGCGGCGGCGGGGTTGGCGGCGGTGGTGTACGACAATCGTGGTTGGGGTGCGTCGGAGGCCGCCGCGGGCAAGCCGCGGCACGAGATCGATCCGTTCGAGCAGATCCGGGACTACCAGCACGCGATCACGTTCGCGCAGAACCACCCGCGGGTGGATCCCGACCGGATCGGCGTCTGGGGCACCAGTTTCTCGGCGGCGCATGCCTTCGTGGTCGCGGCGATCGACCGCCGGGTCAGGGCCGTGAGCGGTCAGGCGCCGTTCATCAGCGGCCGGGCGACGTACGCCAACCTCGCTCGGGTGCGCAACCTCGTGGTGGGGCCAGCGATGTTCACCGCTGACCGGCGCGCGCGTGCGGAAGGCAAGCCGCCGGTGATGGTGCCGGTGGTGGGAACCGACCCGGACGAGCTGGTCGGCTTGCCGACTCCCGACTCGTACGAGTACTTCACGCACGCCCGGGCGGAACTGGACCCGGCGTGGCCGAACGAGGTGACGCTGCGCAGCCTCGACAACTTCTACGGGTACGAGCCGGCGCGCTATCTCCCGGACGTGACGCCGACGCCGCTGCTGATGATCGTCGGTCGTGAGGACGGCCTGACCGGCGGGAATCTCGCGGCCTCGGCGTTCCAGACGGCGGCCGAGCCGAAGAAGATCGTGTTCTTGCCCGGCGGTCACTTCGCGGCGTACACGGGTGACGGGTTCGCCATCGCGTCGCAGGCGTCCCGGGACTGGTTCCTGCGGCATCTCGCATGA